One genomic region from Armatimonadota bacterium encodes:
- a CDS encoding endonuclease III, with amino-acid sequence MTERAPSPSLRRRARAIDRRLEAFYGPPRIPVPGDPVGVLVRALLSQNTSDRNSDQAFRRLRARFHTWSGVRDAPPHTVETLIRPAGLSAVRARRIQALLRILPVVRGEPSLAFVGDMPVEEAKAWLLGQTGIGPKTAAIVLLFGLGIPAFPVDTHVYRVARRIGLLPAGMSREAAHGWMEALVPPERYAPFHLLLVRHGRELCRARVPRCGGCPVQESCAFFTGQTAGRRL; translated from the coding sequence GTGACGGAGCGAGCGCCCTCCCCGTCGCTCCGGCGCAGGGCCCGGGCCATCGACCGCCGGCTGGAGGCCTTCTATGGTCCACCCCGGATCCCGGTGCCTGGAGATCCCGTGGGGGTGCTTGTGCGTGCCCTTCTTTCCCAGAACACCTCCGACCGGAACAGCGACCAGGCCTTCCGACGGCTGCGGGCTCGCTTCCACACCTGGAGCGGGGTGCGGGATGCTCCCCCGCACACGGTGGAGACCCTCATCCGACCCGCGGGCCTCAGTGCCGTGCGGGCCCGCCGCATCCAGGCCCTCCTCCGGATCCTCCCAGTGGTCCGGGGCGAACCTTCCTTGGCGTTTGTGGGGGACATGCCTGTGGAGGAGGCGAAGGCGTGGCTGCTCGGGCAGACGGGGATCGGGCCGAAGACCGCGGCCATCGTGCTGCTGTTCGGCCTTGGGATTCCCGCCTTTCCCGTGGACACCCACGTGTATCGGGTGGCCCGCCGGATCGGGCTGCTGCCTGCGGGGATGTCCCGGGAAGCTGCCCATGGGTGGATGGAAGCCCTGGTTCCGCCCGAGCGGTACGCTCCCTTCCACCTCCTGCTGGTGCGCCACGGCCGGGAGCTGTGTCGGGCCCGCGTGCCCCGGTGTGGGGGATGCCCGGTCCAGGAGTCCTGTGCGTTCTTCACGGGGCAGACGGCGGGGAGGCGCTTGTGA
- a CDS encoding DUF72 domain-containing protein, producing the protein MATAWIGTSGFTYRHWVGVLYPEDLPPRRWLRHYAEHFNAVELNVTFYRLPPRRTFEAWAQEVPDHFRFVLKGSRFITHLRRLREAGEALHRFFSAAQPLRWRLSCVLWQLPPRFRADPELLETFLQALPGQVRHAFEFRDPSWFTEAVYRRLEAQDAAVVGADWPFQVLLPDMTPQPLDRPVVRVPQVACWSYLRRHGPGPLYRSCYPEAFIRQDAAWIQEELRKGRDVYAFYNNDVAGYAVRNALSLSQWVRAEVSAP; encoded by the coding sequence GTGGCCACCGCGTGGATCGGGACCTCCGGATTTACCTACCGGCACTGGGTGGGCGTCCTGTACCCCGAGGATCTCCCGCCGCGCCGGTGGCTACGGCACTATGCCGAGCACTTCAACGCCGTGGAGCTGAACGTCACCTTCTACCGCCTGCCGCCCCGCAGGACCTTTGAGGCCTGGGCCCAAGAGGTCCCGGACCATTTCCGGTTCGTGCTCAAGGGCAGCCGCTTCATCACCCATCTCCGCCGCCTGCGGGAGGCCGGAGAAGCCCTGCACCGGTTCTTCTCTGCCGCGCAGCCCCTGCGGTGGCGCCTGAGCTGCGTCCTGTGGCAGCTCCCGCCCCGCTTCCGGGCGGACCCGGAGCTTCTGGAGACCTTCCTGCAGGCGCTTCCCGGCCAGGTGCGGCATGCCTTCGAGTTCCGGGATCCCTCCTGGTTCACGGAGGCGGTCTACCGACGGCTGGAGGCTCAGGACGCCGCGGTGGTGGGAGCGGACTGGCCCTTCCAGGTGCTGCTCCCGGACATGACCCCGCAGCCCCTGGACCGGCCCGTGGTGCGAGTGCCTCAGGTGGCCTGCTGGAGCTACCTCCGCCGGCACGGGCCCGGACCCCTGTACCGCAGCTGCTACCCGGAAGCCTTCATCCGTCAGGATGCCGCCTGGATCCAGGAGGAGCTGCGCAAGGGACGGGACGTGTATGCCTTCTACAACAACGATGTGGCGGGATATGCGGTGCGCAACGCCCTCTCTCTCTCCCAATGGGTCCGCGCGGAGGTGTCGGCCCCGTGA
- the tyrS gene encoding tyrosine--tRNA ligase has translation MSPGMTPQAQLALLRRGAAEIVSEEELLGKLQEGRPLRVKLGLDPTAPDIHLGFAVVLRKLRQFQDLGHEAILVIGDFTALIGDPSGKKQTRPMLSPEEVTRNAATYRAQYSRILDPERTRVVFNSQWLSPMQFADVVRLASKVTVARVMERDDFTQRWREGIPIGLHELLYPLCQAYDSVALQADVELGGTDQKFNLLMGRNLQREFGQPPQVAFLMPLLPGLDGVEKMSKSLGNYIGITEPHEEMYGKVMSIPDALMPTYFELCTELPEAEVRELVTGLERGTVHPRDAKRRLAREIVRLWHGEEAARAAEEAFDRVFARKELPEEIPEVFFREADLWEGSLPVAHLVVRAGLVRSRSEARRLVLQGGVSVDGRRLEDPEARVEVRDGMVLRVGKRRFARIRLLR, from the coding sequence ATGAGTCCCGGAATGACCCCGCAGGCGCAGCTGGCGCTGCTGCGTCGGGGTGCCGCGGAGATCGTCTCGGAGGAGGAGCTGCTCGGGAAGCTGCAGGAGGGACGGCCGCTGCGGGTGAAGCTGGGACTGGATCCCACGGCCCCGGACATCCACCTGGGGTTTGCGGTGGTGCTGCGGAAGCTGCGGCAGTTCCAGGACCTGGGACATGAGGCCATCCTCGTCATCGGGGACTTCACGGCCCTCATCGGGGATCCCTCTGGAAAGAAGCAGACCCGGCCGATGCTCTCTCCGGAGGAGGTGACGCGAAACGCTGCCACCTACCGGGCGCAGTACAGCCGCATCCTGGATCCCGAGCGCACCCGGGTGGTGTTCAACAGTCAGTGGTTGAGCCCCATGCAGTTTGCGGACGTGGTCCGGCTTGCCAGCAAGGTCACGGTGGCCCGGGTGATGGAGCGGGACGACTTCACCCAGCGGTGGCGGGAAGGGATCCCCATCGGCCTCCACGAGCTCCTGTATCCGCTCTGTCAGGCGTACGACTCCGTGGCTTTGCAGGCGGACGTGGAGCTCGGAGGGACAGACCAGAAGTTCAACCTCCTCATGGGCCGAAACCTCCAGCGGGAGTTCGGTCAGCCACCGCAGGTGGCCTTCCTCATGCCGCTCCTGCCGGGTCTCGATGGGGTGGAGAAGATGAGCAAGTCCCTGGGCAACTACATCGGGATCACCGAGCCACATGAGGAGATGTACGGAAAGGTCATGTCCATCCCGGACGCACTCATGCCGACTTACTTCGAGCTGTGCACAGAACTCCCCGAGGCGGAGGTCCGGGAACTGGTGACGGGCCTGGAACGGGGCACCGTACACCCCCGGGACGCGAAGCGCCGGCTCGCCCGGGAGATCGTGCGTCTCTGGCACGGGGAGGAGGCCGCCCGGGCCGCGGAGGAGGCCTTCGACCGGGTCTTTGCCCGCAAGGAGCTGCCGGAAGAGATCCCGGAGGTCTTTTTCCGGGAGGCGGACCTATGGGAGGGGTCCTTGCCTGTGGCGCATCTGGTGGTGCGGGCGGGTCTCGTCCGGAGCCGCAGCGAGGCGCGTCGGCTGGTCCTGCAGGGTGGGGTGAGCGTAGACGGGAGGCGGCTTGAGGATCCAGAGGCACGGGTGGAGGTGCGGGACGGGATGGTGCTGCGGGTCGGTAAGCGTCGGTTCGCCCGCATCCGCCTGCTCCGGTGA
- a CDS encoding QueT transporter family protein, with the protein MSRKVRIGLLVRAALIAGVYAAATASLGELGYGPVQVRISEALTVLPYLDPAAGTLGVVLGVFVANLLGPYGLVDVLLGTLLTLLAALLTARMPRPWLAPLPPVVVNALGVPLYLQFLVGVPYWPTVGTVFLGQLVACYGIGYPLLLALQARPEILGLPSRRPQ; encoded by the coding sequence ATGAGCCGGAAGGTGCGGATCGGATTGCTGGTGCGGGCCGCCCTGATCGCGGGCGTGTACGCGGCGGCGACCGCATCCCTGGGGGAGCTCGGCTATGGTCCCGTGCAGGTACGGATCTCTGAGGCCCTCACCGTGCTCCCCTACCTGGATCCCGCGGCCGGAACCCTGGGGGTGGTGCTGGGGGTGTTCGTGGCGAACCTGCTGGGCCCGTACGGGCTTGTGGACGTATTGCTCGGTACCCTGTTGACCCTTCTGGCGGCCTTGCTCACCGCCCGCATGCCCCGGCCGTGGCTTGCGCCCCTCCCGCCCGTGGTGGTCAACGCCTTGGGCGTTCCCCTCTACCTCCAGTTCCTGGTGGGGGTGCCGTACTGGCCCACGGTGGGAACGGTGTTCCTAGGCCAGCTCGTGGCCTGCTACGGGATCGGGTACCCGCTGCTCCTGGCCCTGCAGGCCCGACCGGAGATCCTGGGCTTGCCTTCCCGGAGGCCGCAATGA
- a CDS encoding mandelate racemase/muconate lactonizing enzyme family protein gives MRIVRIEVYGYELTYRHGAYGMSGGRVVHTLPSTVVRVLTDEGLEGWGEVCPLGSTYLPAFAEGIRVALRELLPPLLGLDPRDLAAIHRRMERTLRGFEFAKSPVDVACWDLMGKATGLPVFLLLGGRWQERFPLYTAVPLRKPEEMAEFVREQRAQGIRRFQLKIGTTPREDVARVRAVLDVTGEEDVVIADANGAYRLHSAMLLVRQLEALPRLILEQPCPTLGECRAVRRSASLPMLLDEVVTGVQDVLEAARMGATGINLKISRFGGLTPSRWVRDLAQELGLCLILEDTWGGDLVTAATSHLAASTRPEAFLAASFMSDWVLEHVAGDPPRTQDGFGAPPRGPGLGVEVDRRALRLLFSTEGERP, from the coding sequence ATGAGGATCGTGCGCATCGAGGTGTACGGCTACGAGCTCACCTACCGCCACGGGGCCTACGGGATGTCCGGCGGCCGTGTGGTCCACACCCTGCCTTCCACGGTGGTGCGGGTTTTGACCGACGAAGGGTTGGAGGGGTGGGGGGAGGTGTGCCCGTTGGGATCCACCTACCTGCCGGCCTTCGCGGAAGGGATCCGGGTTGCGCTTCGGGAACTCCTCCCGCCGCTTCTGGGCCTGGATCCCCGGGACCTTGCGGCCATTCACCGCCGCATGGAGCGTACCCTGCGTGGGTTTGAGTTTGCGAAAAGCCCGGTGGATGTGGCGTGCTGGGACCTCATGGGCAAGGCCACGGGGCTTCCCGTCTTCCTGCTTCTCGGCGGACGGTGGCAGGAACGATTTCCCCTTTACACCGCGGTCCCGCTGCGGAAGCCGGAGGAGATGGCGGAGTTCGTGCGGGAGCAACGCGCGCAGGGCATCCGCCGGTTCCAGCTCAAGATCGGCACCACGCCCCGCGAGGATGTGGCTCGGGTGCGGGCGGTCCTGGACGTCACCGGGGAAGAGGACGTGGTGATCGCAGACGCGAACGGAGCCTACCGGCTCCACTCCGCCATGCTCCTGGTCCGGCAGCTGGAAGCACTTCCCCGCCTGATCCTGGAGCAACCCTGCCCCACCCTGGGAGAGTGCCGGGCGGTCCGGAGATCCGCTTCCCTCCCCATGCTCCTGGACGAGGTGGTGACGGGCGTGCAGGACGTGCTGGAGGCCGCACGGATGGGGGCCACGGGGATCAACCTCAAGATCAGCCGGTTCGGGGGACTCACCCCATCGCGCTGGGTGCGGGATCTCGCCCAGGAGCTGGGGCTTTGCCTCATCCTCGAGGACACGTGGGGCGGGGATCTCGTGACCGCGGCCACCAGCCACCTGGCCGCCAGCACCAGGCCCGAGGCCTTTCTGGCAGCTTCCTTCATGAGCGACTGGGTCCTGGAGCACGTGGCAGGGGATCCACCCCGTACCCAGGACGGGTTTGGAGCCCCTCCCCGGGGTCCTGGGCTTGGCGTGGAGGTGGACCGGAGGGCGCTGCGGCTGCTGTTCAGTACGGAGGGGGAGAGGCCATGA
- a CDS encoding endonuclease MutS2, translating to MDERTLRVLEFEKIRERLRQLAETAMGAELAAELEPAADFHTVQERLQETAEARRLLREGELSLRGVHDLRPHLTRVRVGGVLSPEDLLRILHTARAARRVKGAVLSRAEQVPQLSALARELPTLVLLEAELERGVGEDGAVLDSASPELSRIRRQLRATEEELRSKLEEIIRSPRWSRMLQDPIITVRGDRYVVPVKHQYVHQFPGILHDQSSTGQTAFMEPLVAVQLQNRIRALRGTEEREVQRILRRLSEQVAVCAAELERSLHILARLDLALAKARLAEELDAVNPELLPGPQLEIVEARHPLLVYAHRRDPQRPVVPIDVRLGMDFRTLILTGPNTGGKTVALKTIGLLQLMLQSGLFVPVSPRSRMGVFPQIFADIGDEQSIEQSLSTFSSHLRAIVDILHRAGPAALVLLDEIGAGTDPAEGSALARAILEALHERDCRVVATTHHGELKSLAYDREGVQNASVDFDAETLRPTYRLRIGIPGSSHAFVIAQRLGLPPGVLERARGYLPREVTEVESMLAGLSEDRRRMETARAEAERLRREAAEERARYEALRAQLRSERERLLAQAREEARGIVERAQEEVRRVLAELRAERRAQVAQEASSRLAELHRTLKAEQAPEVGEPVEAIAPGDRVRVVSLRTEGTVVGTTDRGEVEVQVGQWKVRVPRTDLRQPTGSEPPSRPRRTTERGFAAESATRLDLRGLRADDAAYELERALDTALLRGVRRLVVVHGKGTGALRRAVHEVLSAHPGLRFHLAGPQEGGEGVTVVEFEP from the coding sequence ATGGATGAGCGCACCCTGCGGGTTCTGGAGTTCGAGAAGATCCGGGAGCGCCTGCGCCAGCTGGCGGAGACCGCGATGGGGGCGGAGCTCGCGGCAGAGCTGGAACCCGCCGCGGACTTCCACACCGTGCAGGAGCGACTGCAGGAGACCGCGGAGGCCCGAAGGCTCCTGCGGGAGGGTGAGCTCTCCCTGCGCGGGGTGCATGACCTCCGACCCCATCTCACCCGGGTCCGGGTGGGCGGGGTGCTCTCGCCGGAGGACCTGCTGCGGATTCTGCACACCGCTCGGGCTGCCCGGAGGGTGAAGGGTGCGGTGCTCTCCCGGGCAGAGCAGGTGCCACAGCTGTCCGCCCTGGCCCGGGAGCTCCCCACCTTGGTCCTGCTGGAGGCGGAGCTGGAGCGGGGCGTCGGGGAGGACGGGGCGGTGCTGGATAGCGCGAGCCCCGAGCTCAGCCGCATCCGGCGACAGCTGCGGGCCACGGAGGAGGAGCTGCGCAGCAAGCTCGAGGAGATCATCCGGTCGCCCCGTTGGAGCCGCATGCTCCAGGATCCCATCATCACCGTGCGGGGTGATCGGTACGTGGTGCCCGTGAAGCACCAGTATGTGCACCAGTTCCCCGGGATCCTCCACGACCAGTCCAGTACCGGCCAGACCGCCTTCATGGAGCCGCTGGTCGCCGTGCAGCTCCAAAACCGCATCCGGGCCCTGCGGGGCACGGAGGAGCGGGAGGTCCAGCGGATCCTGAGGAGGCTCTCGGAACAGGTGGCCGTCTGTGCGGCCGAGCTGGAACGGTCCCTGCACATTCTGGCCCGTCTCGACCTAGCGCTTGCCAAGGCACGCCTGGCGGAGGAACTGGACGCGGTGAATCCGGAACTGCTACCAGGCCCCCAGCTGGAGATCGTGGAGGCCCGGCACCCCCTCCTCGTCTACGCCCACCGGCGGGATCCCCAACGGCCGGTGGTTCCCATCGACGTGCGCCTGGGGATGGATTTCCGCACCCTCATCCTCACGGGGCCCAACACGGGGGGCAAGACCGTGGCCCTGAAGACCATCGGTCTGCTGCAGCTGATGCTGCAGTCGGGGCTGTTCGTTCCCGTTTCCCCCCGGAGCCGGATGGGCGTCTTCCCTCAGATCTTCGCGGACATCGGGGATGAGCAGAGCATCGAGCAGTCGCTCTCGACCTTCAGCAGCCACCTGCGGGCCATCGTGGACATCCTGCACCGGGCCGGGCCCGCTGCCCTGGTGCTCCTGGATGAGATCGGGGCGGGCACGGATCCCGCGGAGGGCTCGGCTCTGGCCCGCGCCATCCTAGAGGCCCTGCACGAACGGGACTGCCGGGTGGTGGCCACCACCCACCACGGAGAGCTCAAGTCCCTCGCGTACGACCGGGAGGGCGTGCAGAACGCCTCCGTGGACTTCGACGCGGAGACCCTGCGCCCCACCTACCGGCTGCGGATTGGGATTCCGGGGAGCAGCCACGCCTTCGTCATCGCCCAGCGCCTGGGGCTACCTCCGGGGGTGCTGGAGCGGGCGCGAGGATACCTCCCGCGGGAGGTGACGGAGGTGGAGAGCATGCTGGCCGGATTGAGCGAGGACCGGCGGCGGATGGAGACGGCCCGGGCAGAGGCGGAGCGGTTACGCCGGGAGGCGGCGGAGGAACGCGCGCGCTACGAGGCGCTGCGGGCACAGCTCCGTTCGGAGCGGGAGCGGCTCCTGGCCCAGGCCCGGGAGGAGGCCAGGGGGATCGTGGAACGAGCCCAGGAGGAAGTCCGGAGGGTGCTCGCGGAGCTGCGGGCGGAGCGTCGGGCGCAGGTGGCGCAGGAGGCCTCCTCCCGGCTCGCGGAGCTCCACAGGACCCTGAAGGCCGAGCAGGCTCCTGAGGTGGGAGAACCCGTGGAGGCCATCGCACCGGGGGATCGGGTGCGGGTGGTCTCCCTGCGGACCGAGGGAACCGTGGTGGGTACTACGGATCGGGGCGAGGTGGAAGTACAGGTGGGGCAGTGGAAGGTCCGGGTTCCCCGGACGGATCTGCGGCAGCCCACCGGTTCCGAGCCGCCCTCCCGGCCCCGTCGGACCACGGAGCGGGGCTTTGCCGCGGAATCCGCCACCCGCCTGGATCTCCGGGGGCTCCGAGCGGACGACGCGGCCTACGAGCTGGAGCGGGCCCTGGACACGGCTCTGCTCCGGGGCGTGCGGCGCCTCGTGGTGGTGCATGGCAAGGGCACGGGGGCCCTCCGTCGGGCCGTGCATGAGGTGCTGTCCGCGCACCCCGGCCTCCGGTTCCACCTGGCGGGCCCGCAGGAGGGGGGAGAGGGGGTGACCGTGGTGGAGTTCGAACCATGA
- a CDS encoding DNA-3-methyladenine glycosylase: MIAERALQPLPRSFFARPTLQVARELVGALLVRVLPDGVRLVGRLVEVEAYLGPQDPASHAYRRTARSAVMWGPPGIAYVYFTYGNHHCINVVTEPEGVPGAVLLRAAEPLEGLEAMRGLRGVEEVRLLTSGPGRLTQAFAIDLSWNGADLTRPGPLYLAAGIPPRRLLATPRIGIRRARDRPWRFVDPESPFLSRPVYNGAGN; the protein is encoded by the coding sequence ATGATCGCGGAACGCGCTCTCCAGCCCCTGCCCCGCAGCTTCTTCGCCCGGCCCACCCTCCAGGTGGCGCGGGAACTGGTGGGAGCGCTGCTCGTACGGGTTCTGCCGGACGGGGTGCGGCTCGTGGGACGCCTCGTGGAGGTGGAGGCATACCTGGGACCCCAGGACCCCGCAAGCCACGCCTACCGCCGCACCGCCCGCAGTGCCGTCATGTGGGGCCCGCCGGGGATCGCCTACGTGTACTTCACGTACGGCAACCACCACTGCATCAACGTGGTCACGGAACCGGAAGGGGTTCCGGGAGCCGTACTCCTGCGGGCCGCGGAGCCCCTCGAAGGACTGGAGGCAATGCGCGGGCTGCGGGGAGTAGAGGAAGTGCGGCTGCTCACCAGCGGCCCCGGCCGCCTCACGCAGGCCTTCGCCATCGATCTCTCCTGGAACGGAGCGGACCTCACGCGACCGGGTCCCCTCTACCTTGCCGCGGGGATTCCACCCCGCCGCCTTCTCGCCACCCCGCGCATCGGAATCCGGCGCGCCCGAGACCGCCCCTGGCGGTTCGTGGACCCCGAAAGCCCCTTTCTTTCCCGGCCGGTATACAATGGCGCGGGGAATTAG
- the polX gene encoding DNA polymerase/3'-5' exonuclease PolX: MKNLELASLLNEIADLLEVKGESPFRVNAYRRAARAMESLTEDIEELAARGALEEIPGVGKSIAEKIREYLHTGRIAYHAELLRELPAGITTLLRIPGLGPKTAMLIYQHLGITTLEELEQAARSGRLVGLPRMGQKTVENILRGIEQVRRAGKRLPLGTVRPYAQEIVARLQRLPSVHGVRVAGSLRRMKDTIGDIDILVTSSAPEEPMETFVRMPEVGEVLSHGPTRSSVLLRVGIQADLRVVEPICFGAALQYFTGSKGHNIKLRERAVRMGLKINEYGVFRGERRIAGRTEEEVYAAVGLPWIPPELREDQGELEVAERGALPKLVTLQDIRGDLHMHTRWSDGTATVEEMARAARELGYEYICITDHSQSLKFAGGVTVEDLRRHIRDVRRLSERLEGIVVLIGSEVDILPDGSLDYPDEVLADLDVVVASVHTHFRMDAQAMTERIVRAMHNPYVTILGHPTGRLVQQRDPYSVDVERLVEAARRTGTILEVNAAPERLDLKDVHVRLAVEHGALLCINTDAHSPAQLRYMELGVGTARRGWAEAKDVVNTLPLRKLLEVLGRKRPAARGKRSG; this comes from the coding sequence ATGAAGAACCTGGAGCTCGCGTCCCTGCTGAACGAGATCGCGGACCTGCTGGAGGTGAAGGGAGAGAGCCCCTTCCGGGTGAACGCATACCGCCGGGCTGCCCGGGCTATGGAGAGCCTTACGGAGGACATCGAGGAACTGGCGGCCCGGGGAGCCCTGGAGGAGATTCCCGGGGTAGGCAAGAGCATCGCGGAGAAGATCCGGGAATACCTGCACACGGGGAGGATCGCCTACCACGCGGAACTGTTGAGGGAACTCCCCGCGGGCATCACCACCCTCCTGCGGATCCCGGGACTGGGGCCGAAGACCGCCATGCTCATCTACCAGCATCTGGGGATCACCACCCTGGAGGAGCTGGAACAGGCCGCGCGATCCGGACGGCTCGTGGGCCTTCCCCGCATGGGACAGAAAACGGTGGAGAACATCCTGCGGGGGATCGAACAGGTGCGCCGGGCAGGGAAGCGGCTGCCCCTGGGGACCGTGCGGCCGTATGCTCAGGAGATCGTGGCCCGGTTGCAGAGGCTGCCGTCCGTCCACGGCGTCCGCGTGGCCGGCAGCCTGCGTCGCATGAAGGACACCATCGGCGACATCGATATCCTGGTGACCAGCAGTGCCCCCGAGGAGCCTATGGAGACCTTCGTGCGGATGCCGGAGGTCGGGGAGGTGCTCTCGCACGGCCCCACCCGGAGCAGCGTGCTGCTCCGGGTGGGGATCCAAGCGGACCTTCGGGTGGTAGAGCCCATCTGCTTCGGCGCGGCGTTGCAGTACTTCACGGGGAGCAAGGGACACAACATCAAGCTCCGGGAGCGGGCCGTGCGGATGGGCCTCAAGATCAACGAGTACGGGGTCTTCCGAGGGGAGCGGCGCATCGCGGGCCGGACGGAGGAGGAGGTGTACGCCGCGGTAGGGCTCCCCTGGATCCCGCCGGAGCTGCGGGAGGATCAGGGGGAACTGGAAGTGGCGGAGCGCGGAGCGCTTCCGAAGCTCGTGACCCTCCAGGACATCCGGGGTGACCTCCACATGCACACCCGGTGGAGCGACGGCACCGCCACGGTGGAGGAGATGGCCCGGGCTGCGCGGGAGCTGGGCTACGAGTACATCTGCATCACGGACCACTCCCAGAGCCTCAAGTTCGCGGGCGGGGTGACGGTGGAGGACCTTCGGCGCCACATCCGGGACGTGCGCCGTCTCAGCGAGCGGCTGGAGGGGATCGTGGTCCTCATCGGGTCTGAGGTGGATATCCTTCCGGACGGATCCCTGGACTACCCGGACGAGGTCCTGGCGGACCTGGACGTGGTGGTGGCCTCCGTGCACACCCATTTCCGCATGGACGCTCAAGCCATGACGGAGCGCATCGTGCGGGCCATGCACAACCCCTACGTCACCATCCTGGGACACCCCACGGGCCGGCTCGTCCAGCAGCGGGATCCCTACTCCGTGGACGTGGAGCGGCTGGTGGAGGCCGCCCGCAGGACCGGCACCATCCTGGAGGTGAACGCGGCCCCGGAGCGGCTGGATCTCAAGGACGTGCACGTGCGGCTGGCCGTGGAGCATGGGGCCTTGCTCTGCATCAACACGGATGCCCACAGCCCCGCGCAGCTCCGGTACATGGAGCTGGGCGTGGGGACCGCCCGGCGGGGGTGGGCGGAGGCGAAGGACGTGGTGAACACCCTGCCGCTGCGGAAGCTCCTCGAGGTCCTGGGCCGCAAGCGTCCTGCCGCCCGGGGAAAGCGCTCCGGATGA
- a CDS encoding CvpA family protein — protein sequence MTWVDWIILALTLLMVLSGLARGPLRTLLETCFLALAFGLTSRFYKAAAQALFGRDFPWPEWAATVTFLGMLVVLVVVGNYLTAAIAGRGAAAGVQILLGGLLGVLKGAVLSMIFLVFLLAAPFGPAVRPDVERSLLAPTLASWEATAVRSLNGVLPWKIPELGPGGESF from the coding sequence ATGACGTGGGTGGACTGGATTATCCTCGCCCTGACCCTGCTCATGGTCCTCTCTGGGCTGGCTCGGGGACCGCTCAGAACCCTGCTGGAGACCTGCTTTCTCGCGCTCGCCTTCGGACTCACCAGCCGGTTCTACAAGGCCGCGGCTCAAGCCCTCTTCGGCCGGGATTTCCCCTGGCCGGAATGGGCGGCCACCGTGACCTTTTTGGGGATGCTGGTGGTGCTCGTGGTGGTGGGCAATTACCTCACCGCGGCCATCGCGGGCCGGGGGGCGGCTGCCGGCGTTCAGATCCTTCTTGGTGGACTCCTGGGGGTTCTCAAGGGAGCCGTGCTCTCCATGATCTTCCTGGTGTTCCTCCTGGCCGCACCCTTCGGCCCCGCGGTGCGGCCGGATGTGGAGCGATCCCTGCTCGCGCCCACCCTCGCGAGCTGGGAGGCGACTGCCGTGCGGAGCCTGAACGGCGTCCTCCCCTGGAAGATTCCGGAGCTGGGGCCGGGCGGGGAGTCCTTCTGA